From Rhodamnia argentea isolate NSW1041297 chromosome 10, ASM2092103v1, whole genome shotgun sequence, a single genomic window includes:
- the LOC115742012 gene encoding uncharacterized protein LOC115742012: MEGLIPFVYRAIVQYRNGNQGLLATWFPESPSASYMRLPGDSGRLQASDIHLFRPDCSFNDPTSTPPPTATGTAATATVTTSTTQVIVSSGVQSPIYRLSTRRIVA; encoded by the coding sequence ATGGAGGGATTGATCCCATTTGTGTACAGGGCAATTGTGCAGTACAGGAATGGGAACCAAGGGCTGCTCGCCACATGGTTCCCCGAATCGCCGTCTGCCTCATACATGAGGCTCCCGGGTGATTCGGGCCGGCTTCAAGCCTCGGATATCCATCTCTTCCGGCCCGATTGCAGCTTCAACGACCCGACATCGACGCCACCTCCAACAGCAACCGGCACGGCTGCAACGGCGACGGTGACAACTTCAACCACACAAGTGATCGTGTCATCCGGCGTTCAATCCCCGATTTATCGTTTAAGTACCCGCCGCATCGTCGCTTGA